One region of Mucilaginibacter sp. 14171R-50 genomic DNA includes:
- a CDS encoding flavin monoamine oxidase family protein produces the protein MKTISRRDFLGKGAMLAGGTYPAMMALGLLRAAPAHAFNLHGNGNGKHIIILGAGLAGMTCAYELNKLGYRCTILEARHRTGGRCWSVRNGSAHAEVDKPTVTARFDEGQYFNAGPSRIPHNHELTLHYCKELGVPIQVYNNVNEGAYYFAEGTGPLSNKKIKVREVHNDIRGYMSEMLAKSIDHGGLDSALTKEDAEKVIEYLKAEGGLDIDKLYKASARRGYAEMYGAADKPGKIADPYKLADLIHSGLMDPDFYNVAEYTYELQMTMFQAVGGMDKIASALEKRVAPSLKTGAEVTDIINLPEGVKILYTGAAGKQELTGDLCICTLPLPILSNVNHNFSGDVSRAIDYIGYIPTGKIGLQFKRRFWEEDEHLYGGITHTNNDLTQIFYPSYDYLGKKGILIGYYNFNDKAQKIGALNYAEREKFALEKGRLIHPQYDKEFESSFSVSWHKTKYSLGGWAVYNTDTRKNQYPALLKPDKQVYFAGEHLTYLNAWMAGAFESARSTVAALHARVSGQQVQYKAQQ, from the coding sequence TTGAAAACAATTAGCCGACGCGATTTTTTAGGCAAGGGCGCCATGCTAGCGGGCGGCACCTACCCTGCCATGATGGCTTTAGGCTTATTACGGGCCGCTCCCGCGCACGCATTTAACTTACACGGAAACGGCAACGGCAAACACATTATAATATTAGGCGCCGGCCTGGCTGGTATGACATGTGCTTACGAGCTGAATAAATTGGGTTATAGGTGCACCATCCTTGAAGCGAGGCACAGGACCGGCGGCCGCTGCTGGAGCGTACGTAACGGCAGCGCCCATGCCGAAGTTGATAAACCAACTGTTACCGCCCGGTTTGATGAAGGCCAGTACTTTAATGCCGGGCCATCGCGCATACCACATAACCACGAGCTTACCCTGCACTACTGCAAAGAGCTGGGCGTACCCATACAGGTATACAATAATGTAAACGAAGGCGCTTATTACTTTGCCGAGGGAACAGGCCCGTTATCAAACAAAAAGATAAAGGTACGCGAGGTGCACAACGATATACGCGGCTATATGAGCGAAATGCTGGCCAAAAGCATTGACCACGGCGGCCTGGATAGCGCCTTAACGAAAGAAGATGCCGAAAAAGTTATTGAATATTTAAAGGCCGAAGGGGGGTTGGATATAGACAAGCTATATAAAGCATCAGCAAGGCGGGGCTATGCAGAAATGTACGGCGCCGCAGATAAACCAGGCAAAATTGCCGACCCTTATAAACTGGCCGACCTGATACACTCCGGACTGATGGACCCGGATTTTTACAACGTTGCCGAATACACCTACGAGTTGCAGATGACCATGTTTCAGGCTGTTGGCGGAATGGATAAGATAGCATCTGCGCTGGAAAAGCGCGTGGCGCCCTCCTTAAAAACCGGCGCCGAGGTTACGGATATTATAAACCTGCCGGAGGGTGTTAAAATTTTATACACCGGTGCCGCCGGTAAGCAGGAATTAACAGGCGATTTGTGCATTTGTACCCTGCCGCTGCCGATTTTAAGCAACGTTAACCACAACTTTTCGGGCGACGTAAGCAGGGCGATAGATTACATTGGCTACATCCCAACAGGTAAAATTGGCCTGCAGTTTAAACGCCGTTTTTGGGAAGAGGATGAGCACCTCTATGGCGGAATTACCCATACCAATAACGATCTTACACAGATATTTTATCCATCATACGATTACCTGGGCAAAAAGGGCATATTGATAGGATACTATAATTTTAATGACAAAGCACAGAAAATAGGCGCATTAAATTATGCGGAGCGTGAAAAATTCGCACTGGAGAAAGGCAGGCTGATACATCCGCAATACGATAAGGAGTTTGAAAGCTCGTTCTCGGTAAGCTGGCATAAAACAAAATACAGCCTTGGCGGATGGGCGGTTTATAACACCGATACGCGCAAAAATCAATACCCTGCATTGTTAAAGCCCGATAAGCAGGTATATTTTGCCGGCGAGCATCTCACTTATTTGAACGCCTGGATGGCCGGTGCGTTTGAATCGGCACGCAGTACGGTAGCTGCGCTGCACGCCAGGGTAAGCGGTCAACAGGTTCAATATAAAGCGCAGCAATAA
- a CDS encoding DUF885 domain-containing protein — protein sequence MKFYSAFAGMLLAFTAAAAQGDFKTFADGFVSGYNALQIPQLELSYVGQLKQIPSLTAEKKQLGFFSGVRQGLKKFDPQKLTAAQKLDYRLIKYETDLNLTRVNLELGYIHARPAIVATTGIYNIPNGKEWYKYLIKRWVNDDITPEYVYKYGLAEVERQNRQIDAIRRETGLDEAAFYKHLNDTSFYVTGRAKIQDVFERVRAMVTKNLPRLFNNTGIPQVDIKAGDSKALAQTPGYYDNNVFYYNALNNHINKRQIDWLFLHEAVPGHHYQSCVLAQAKVSAVQNLFYYMGFAEGWGAYAEEYGAELGLYQTPYDRLGKLEWGIVRSIRLPLDVGINYYGWTDEQALSFWKKYIKGQDDIALREIQRVRRWPAQVITYKHGAAKLMEWKTELMKEQGARFDIRDFHDRVLSHGSLPFFMIRENVFAEAK from the coding sequence ATGAAATTTTACAGTGCTTTTGCCGGTATGCTGCTCGCTTTCACAGCGGCTGCGGCCCAGGGCGATTTTAAAACATTTGCCGACGGCTTTGTCAGCGGTTATAACGCCCTGCAAATACCGCAGCTTGAATTAAGTTATGTAGGGCAGTTGAAGCAGATCCCCTCGCTTACTGCTGAGAAAAAGCAGCTCGGGTTTTTCAGCGGGGTAAGACAAGGCCTTAAAAAATTTGACCCGCAAAAACTAACCGCCGCCCAAAAGCTGGATTACCGGTTGATAAAATACGAAACCGACCTGAACCTTACACGCGTTAACCTGGAGTTGGGGTATATACACGCGCGCCCCGCTATAGTAGCGACCACGGGTATCTATAACATCCCTAACGGAAAGGAATGGTACAAATACCTTATTAAAAGATGGGTAAACGACGATATAACCCCTGAATACGTTTATAAATACGGACTCGCTGAGGTTGAACGACAAAACCGGCAGATAGATGCCATCCGCCGCGAAACGGGACTGGACGAGGCCGCGTTTTACAAGCACCTTAACGATACATCCTTTTATGTTACCGGCAGGGCGAAAATTCAGGATGTGTTTGAACGGGTTAGGGCAATGGTAACAAAAAACCTGCCCAGGCTTTTCAATAATACCGGTATACCGCAAGTTGATATTAAGGCCGGAGATAGTAAAGCACTGGCACAAACGCCCGGTTACTATGATAATAATGTTTTTTACTATAACGCGTTAAATAATCATATAAACAAACGGCAGATAGACTGGCTTTTTCTGCACGAGGCGGTGCCGGGCCATCATTACCAATCGTGTGTTTTGGCGCAGGCAAAGGTATCTGCTGTGCAAAACTTATTTTATTATATGGGCTTTGCCGAGGGATGGGGCGCCTATGCCGAAGAATACGGTGCCGAGCTTGGCCTTTACCAGACACCCTACGACAGGCTTGGCAAGTTGGAGTGGGGGATAGTACGATCTATTAGGTTGCCGCTTGACGTAGGTATTAATTATTACGGCTGGACTGATGAACAAGCGCTAAGCTTCTGGAAAAAATACATTAAGGGGCAGGACGATATTGCCCTGCGCGAGATACAGCGCGTGCGACGATGGCCTGCACAGGTAATAACTTACAAACACGGCGCAGCCAAATTAATGGAGTGGAAAACCGAGTTAATGAAGGAGCAAGGTGCCCGGTTTGATATCAGGGATTTTCATGACCGGGTGCTGTCGCACGGGTCGTTGCCATTTTTTATGATCAGGGAAAATGTGTTTGCCGAAGCGAAATAA
- a CDS encoding nucleoside triphosphate pyrophosphohydrolase family protein has protein sequence MQEASPLNQVAEFHKTFKHPVLDTPTIPSPARCDLRVALLAEEVKELQEAIADNNLVEIADALCDIQYVLAGAILEFGLGDKFKALFDEVHRSNMSKACNSIQEANETIAHYLQKDGSEAHYKEEESKFLVFRTADNKTLKSINYSPADLKGLLL, from the coding sequence ATGCAGGAAGCATCTCCACTTAACCAGGTTGCCGAATTTCATAAAACGTTTAAACACCCCGTTTTGGATACCCCCACTATACCCTCGCCTGCACGCTGCGACCTGCGGGTTGCTCTATTGGCCGAAGAGGTGAAAGAACTTCAGGAGGCTATTGCCGATAATAACCTGGTTGAAATTGCCGACGCCCTTTGCGATATACAATACGTACTGGCCGGCGCTATCCTTGAATTTGGCCTGGGCGATAAGTTTAAAGCCTTGTTTGACGAGGTGCACCGCTCTAACATGAGCAAAGCCTGCAACAGCATACAAGAGGCTAATGAAACCATAGCGCATTACCTGCAAAAAGACGGCAGCGAAGCGCATTACAAAGAGGAAGAATCAAAGTTCCTGGTTTTTCGTACGGCAGATAACAAAACGTTAAAATCTATCAATTACTCGCCGGCAGAC